One Gordonia pseudamarae genomic window, GCGGTGTTGGTGTACACGGACTCGTAGATGCCCGAGGCGATCTGCGCCACCCCTGACGTCGAATCCACGCTGTACCGCCACGCGACGTTGGGGTGTAAACGGTTGAAGTCCGATCCCAGCATGTCTTGATAGACGGGCGCCACCGCCACCCCCTTCGTGCCCCAGCGTGTCGTCTTCCCCAGGATTGGTAACGAATCTACTACGACACTCCGACACGGCGACCAATTTTGGTCCCGGAAACGGGGATTGTCGTCATGCCCCGGTCAGGATGTCGGCCTGCTCACCTGAACAACAGTGCGGGTTAGGTGCAATGAAGTGATCTGCCAGCGACCATCGCTCTTCCGGTACGTTTCGTGGTAATGTCCGGCGCCGCGCAGTTCGCCACCGTCGGGGTACACCAGCCAGTCCTCCATCGCCCAGATGCCGGTGGCCGTGTCGTCTGCGGTCAGTGCGATCTCCGGGGTGTGCACGTGATGCACGGTGGCGACATCGTTGAGCGCGCTGAGTGTGAACGAGACGAAGACGTCGGCACCTTCCACCGGCGGCGCGGTCTGCGGGTCGGCGCCGTTCGTGCCGGGCGCCATGTCGACTCGGACCACCACGTCGTCGGCGAACAGAGCCCGCCAGGCGTCGCCGTCGCGGGTGTCGAGAAATCGGCAGTACTGTGCCTTCAGACTCCTGATGGCCTCGATCTCGGTCTGCACTTCAACCTCCTGGCAGCTGTTACGGTAATCGTTACAGTAACAGCTACCAGGAGCCGCGGCGGCTAAACCAGAAGACGGTTGCGCAATCTTTCGCGGGCGCGATCGTCAAGGCCCAGACAGCCGCTGAGGTACTCGTCCATCCCGCCCCACACCCGATCGGCCTCCGCGAAGGACTGATCCAGATACGCCGCATCGACACCGAGCAACGGACGCAGCAGCTCCGGGTCGCCGCCGGCCTCCGCGAACTTCGCGAACACGCCCGTGAACGTCGGCAGCAGATGTTCGTTGGTGAGCAGATACTCGCGGTAGATGTCCTCGCGGGCCACACCGAGCGCGCTGAGCAGCACCGCCGTACCCCAACCGGTGCGGTCCTTGCCGGTGGTGCAGTGGATGAGCAGTGCCGCCGGATCCTCACCGAGCAACCCGGCCACCATGCGGCGATAGGACGCGATCGCGCTCGGCAGCGTCACATAGTGCCGATACGACTCGCTCATGTGCTCGACGCCCTTGCCGCCGGTGAGTTCGGTGCTCACCCGGGCGACGACCGCCGGATCGACCAGCACCTCGTGCAACTTGGCCGGGATCGCCATGGACGTGTCGGCGAGCACGTCGAGCGAGAGGTTGGCCTGCTCCCCGATCGCGGCGTCGGGTGCCTCCAGCCGTTCCCTGGCGGTCCGCAGGTCGTAGATGGTGGTGATGCGCAGCGCTCGCAGTCGTGCGGTGTCGTCGTCGCTGAGCGAGTGCAGCGCGGTGGAGCGGAACACCATGCCGCGGCGCACCACCCGGCCGTCGACCGTCGGCCAGCCGCCGACGTCACGCAGGTTGGGCAGCGAGGCCAGCTCGATGAGTTGTCCCGGTTGCGCCTGCGCTTCTGTCAGCTGCTCGCTCGCCATGGGCCCATCATGTCATGCACCGATGGACGGCCCGCGAACGTTCCCGGACCGGCGGGCGATACCGGCGGGAACGGTGCCGATACCCTCGAGGACAGTCCACGATGTCCGGAACCGGACGATCTCAGGGGAGGAACAAATGCCGTACCTGGGTCTGATCACCCTGGCCGTGCTGATCCTGGCACTGATCGACATCATCCGCGCCGACG contains:
- a CDS encoding nuclear transport factor 2 family protein — its product is MQTEIEAIRSLKAQYCRFLDTRDGDAWRALFADDVVVRVDMAPGTNGADPQTAPPVEGADVFVSFTLSALNDVATVHHVHTPEIALTADDTATGIWAMEDWLVYPDGGELRGAGHYHETYRKSDGRWQITSLHLTRTVVQVSRPTS
- a CDS encoding tyrosine-protein phosphatase; amino-acid sequence: MASEQLTEAQAQPGQLIELASLPNLRDVGGWPTVDGRVVRRGMVFRSTALHSLSDDDTARLRALRITTIYDLRTARERLEAPDAAIGEQANLSLDVLADTSMAIPAKLHEVLVDPAVVARVSTELTGGKGVEHMSESYRHYVTLPSAIASYRRMVAGLLGEDPAALLIHCTTGKDRTGWGTAVLLSALGVAREDIYREYLLTNEHLLPTFTGVFAKFAEAGGDPELLRPLLGVDAAYLDQSFAEADRVWGGMDEYLSGCLGLDDRARERLRNRLLV